The proteins below are encoded in one region of Pangasianodon hypophthalmus isolate fPanHyp1 chromosome 6, fPanHyp1.pri, whole genome shotgun sequence:
- the mical3a gene encoding protein-methionine sulfoxide oxidase mical3a isoform X26 produces MGDGGVGAAGEGINQSHVLFDRFVQASTCKGTLKAFQELCDFLELKPSEYRVFYHKLKSKLNYWKAKALWAKLDKRASHKEYKKGRACANSKCLIIGAGPCGLRTAIELGFLGAKVVLLEKRDAFSRNNVLHLWPFTIQDLRGLGAKKFYGKFCAGSIDHISIRQLQLMLLKMALLLGIEIHVNVEFKGLIEPPEDQENERIGWRAEVHPKTHPVSELEFDVIIGADGRRNTLSGFRRKEFRGKLAIAITANFINRNTTAEAKVEEISGVAFIFNQKFFQDLREATGIDLENIVYYKDDTHYFVMTAKKQSLLEKGVILHDYVDTEMLLSRSNVDQAALLSYAREAADFSTNHQLPKLDFAINHYGQPDVAMFDFTCMYASENAALVRQRNGHQLLVAIVGDSLLEPFWPMGTGIARGFLAAMDSAWMVRSWAQGASPLEVLAERESIYRLLPQTTPENVSKNYSQYTLDPTTRYPNISLHLLRPNQVRHLLDTGETREIRIDMENVVNSSTPKLTRNELLLEKQFQESVARSSKLLNWCQRQTDGYRGVSVSDLTMSWKSGLALCALIYRYRPDLIDFDSLDEKDVEKNNQLAFDIAEKEFGISPIMTGKEMSIVVEPDKLSMVMYLSQFYEMFKDTVPPGENHNLSPEEKAALIASTKSPISFLSKLGQSINISRKRNPKQDKKEKELDGLGKRRKTSQTGQSEDEEPQRPVRDERTFVATALTERRVDPTAAANNNKVKSMATQLLAKFEENAPVQSTGLKRQASRSSDGLRSCPKKTILLYPPPPSSSSPSLSSHTQGSLRKEFPQNIGGSDVCFFCRKRVYVMERLSAEGKFFHRSCFKCDYCGTTLRLSSYAFDVEDGKFYCKPHYCYRLSGQAQRKRPAPPAAPLQPKESQAPVIPAASLDAPGAPCPVERGPSAPEVNGLAEPSVAKRLKGTPERIELENYRLSMQREEELEEVPEETLAEHNLSSVLDKGTDVDEGSSSSESDMEEEGEELEPPANSDLGGVPWKEAVELHAKLKAGSEAGASRKEGDLEEEEEEEEGDEEEDEEEEEDEEEEEEDEEEEESSDEGEYYPWERELQSGLWLENLKDEEDTGTFKARNLRIQQTLEPVDPVLPQTEGEKEECSDSGSLPSLLTQNTQPVSCTVPSHKSLRHEAVRAWLDSMSGEPCVEDEEEPEAEAGSPDIEPGTELDEEDIPSDAEAEARSQLVEDPEPLPVDTGKPASLEQVSRIEHTERVSVSPKEIIVDVILTPIPKPSTPTEEIKEKLTPVLIKSPGTRFFPEPFLPDYTKTEVPPSPEVKTPNTPVAVASPIRFQPAPLPDTVTPKSPVQVESCACSPSANPLSPICAQPLPCQEPSSPLSSGSPVRTQPVPAVTSTPLTKPASERTTTESLNAKDSTVETPVKKTDIIEEFWLKSAEIRRSLGLIPLDRSKAVEKSIIKTPTADPVLSKPPISEDISEKPAFTGRTVIHRLNITVEGQVISPVEPKSSSSERKDLSSSSGLGLNDSNTTSQTPTCDSINNSDSTMLTPPSSPPPPPPNEEPATLTKKKPQVSWEKLSTPSKEPEVEKAPTKVKTPTSPNQDTFVTVPVAAPRTNPPVVMRIKEPNKPRREEVRKSFAECVDEIPFADDVEDTYDDRTPDTSMQDRFYTPPTSRVNRDKPSLHLALAMENGKPNIHGGLVSRSVKGPQHFSPEAKEIAEERMREREKSVKSQALKDAMAKQINKMKEAESNKGAVAKVAWNVSDVAVKHKQRSSSPKSSAVKALESKKQAEGLPDRFFTSPLNKSVDSSVTSSESSTGGKSKKRSSLFSPRKNKKEKKAKNESRHSGTEETPPKHKSLWKAVFSGYKKDKKKKDDKSSPSTPSSSTTVDSGKKKGSPVARSSDLHLRRNLSFSEDSDLSCDDVLERSSQKSKADSVYVPHALAFKRSYATKKTYTEEELNAKLTRKVQKAARRQAKQEELKRLHRAQIIQRQLEQVEEKQRQLEERGVAVEKALRGEAGLHKGSSVSPKQRKRRSDYWGESNYSEILDLHLGGMGKKDDPKLMQEWFKLVQEKNALVRYESELMIFARELELEDRQSRLQQELRERMAIEDHLKTEAELTEEKRILNEMLEVVEQRDSLVALLEEQRLREKEEDKDLEAVMLSKGFNLNWA; encoded by the exons ATGGGAGATGGAGGTGTCGGTGCAGCAGGAGAGGGGATCAATCAGTCACACGTTCTCTTTGACCGCTTCGTTCAGGCCTCCACCTGTAAGGGGACCCTTAAAGCTTTTCAGGAGCTGTGTGACTTCCTTGAGCTCAAGCCCAGTGAGTATCGAGTCTTCTACCACAAGCTCAAGTCCAAGCTCAACTACTGGAAGGCGAAAGCACTCTGGGCCAAGCTAGACAAACGTGCCAGCCACAAGGAGTACAAGAAAGGCAGAGCTTGTGCTAACTCTAAG TGTCTGATCATCGGAGCAGGACCATGTGGCCTGCGCACGGCTATAGAACTTGGCTTTCTGGGAGCCAAGGTGGTCCTGTTGGAGAAGAGAGATGCTTTCTCCCGCAACAATGTCCTCCACCTGTGGCCTTTCACCATTCAGGATCTGCGGGGTCTCGGCGCAAAAAAGTTCTACGGAAAATTCTGTGCCGGCTCCATAGACCATATCA GTATTCGTCAGCTGCAATTGATGTTGCTGAAAATGGCTCTGCTCTTAGGTATCGAGATCCATGTCAATGTGGAGTTCAAAGGCCTCATCGAACCCCCAGAAGACCAAGAGAATGAGA GGATTGGCTGGAGAGCTGAAGTCCATCCTAAAACCCACCCTGTTAGCGAGCTGGAGTTTGATGTCATCATTGGGGCAGATGGGAGGAGAAACACGTTGTCAG GGTTCAGAAGGAAAGAGTTCAGGGGCAAGCTGGCCATCGCCATCACGGCCAACTTTATTAACCGCAACACTACAGCTGAGGCCAAAGTGGAGGAGATCAGCGGGGTGGCCTTCATCTTCAACCAGAAGTTCTTTCAGGATCTAAGGGAAGCCACTG GGATTGATCTGGAAAACATTGTCTACTATAAGGATGACACGCACTACTTTGTGATGACTGCCAAGAAGCAGAGTCTGCTGGAGAAGGGCGTCATTCTGCAC GATTATGTGGACACAGAGATGCTTCTATCCAGGTCTAATGTGGACCAAGCTGCTTTGCTGTCCTACGCCAGAGAGGCAGCTGACTTCTCCACCAATCACCAGCTGCCCAAGCTGGACTTCGCCATCAACCATTACGGGCAGCCTGATGTGGCCATGTTTGACTTCACGTGCATGTACGCCTCGGAAAATGCCGCGCTGGTGCGCCAACGCAACGGCCACCAGCTGCTCGTAGCTATAGTTGGAGACAGCCTTCTGGAG CCATTCTGGCCAATGGGGACAGGCATTGCACGAGGCTTCCTGGCGGCCATGGACTCGGCGTGGATGGTGAGAAGCTGGGCACAGGGCGCGTCTCCTCTCGAGGTGTTGGCGGAGAG GGAGAGTATATATCGTCTGCTCCCACAAACCACTCCAGAGAACGTGAGTAAGAACTACAGTCAGTACACATTGGATCCCACAACACGCTACCCCAACATCAGTCTGCACCTGCTCCGGCCCAATCAG GTACGGCATCTCCTAGACACTGGGGAAACCAGGGAAATTCGCATCGACATGGAGAACGTGGTCAACTCTTCGACTCCCAAACTCACGAGGAATG aACTTCTGCTTGAGAAGCAGTTCCAAG AGTCTGTAGCGCGCTCCAGCAAGCTGCTAAACTGGTGTCAGAGGCAGACGGATGGCTATAGAGGGGTCAGTGTGTCTGATCTCACCATGTCATGGAAGAGTGGCTTGGCTTTGTGTGCCCTTATCTATCGCTACAGGCCAGACCTCAT TGATTTTGACTCGCTGGACGAGAAGGACGTGGAGAAGAATAACCAGTTGGCTTTTGACATTGCTGAGAAGGAGTTCGGGATTTCGCCCATTATGACTGGGAAGGAGATGTCTATTGTAGTGGAGCCTGACAAGCTCTCCATGGTCATGTACCTCAGCCAGTTCTATGAGATGTTCAAGGACACAGTGCCCCCTGGTG aaaacCACAACCTGAGTCCAGAGGAAAAGGCTGCGCTGATCGCCAGCACTAAGTCTCCCATCTCCTTCCTCAGCAAACTTGGTCAAAGCATCAACATCTCGAGGAAACGCAACCCCAAG CAGGATAAGAAGGAGAAGGAGCTTGACGGATTGGGGAAGAGGAGAAAGACGAGTCAGACCGGCCAGTCTGAAGAT GAGGAGCCTCAGCGGCCAGTGCGTGATGAGCGAACTTTTGTAGCCACGGCTCTAACGGAGCGTAGGGTCGACCCCACTGCAGCGGCTAACAACAACAAGGTGAAGTCCATGGCCACTCAGCTGCTAGCCAAGTTTGAGGAGAATGCACCGGTACAGTCTACTGGACTCAAAAGACAG GCTAGCAGAAGCAGCGATGGCCTGCGGAGCTGCCCTAAGAAAACCATTCTGCTCtatcctcctcctccatcatcttCCTCTCCATCGCTCTCTTCACATACACAG GGTTCCTTGCGGAAGGAGTTTCCACAAAACATTGGAGGCAGCGATGTGTGTTTCTTCTGCCGGAAGCGTGTGTATGTGATGGAGCGACTGAGTGCGGAGGGCAAGTTCTTTCACCGCAGCTGCTTTAAGTGTGACTATTGCGGCACCACGCTGAGACTGTCGTCCTACGCCTTTGACGTGGAGGATG ggaAGTTTTACTGTAAGCCGCATTACTGTTACCGGTTGTCTGGGCAGGCTCAGAGGAAAAGGcctgctcctcctgctgctcctctCCAGCCGAAG GAATCCCAGGCACCAGTGATACCTGCAGCCAGCTTGGATGCCCCTGGGGCTCCATGTCCGGTGGAGCGTGGGCCCTCAG CTCCCGAGGTGAATGGTCTGGCTGAGCCCAGTGTGGCAAAACGTCTGAAAGGAACTCCTGAGCGCATTGAGCTGGAGAACTACCGGCTGTCCATGCAGAGAGAGGAGGAGCTAGAGGAGGTGCCAGAGGAGACGCTGGCCGAGCACAACCTCAGCAGCGTGCTGGATAAAGGCACGGACGTGGACGAGGGCTCCAG TAGCTCGGAGTCTGACATGGAGGAAGAGGGTGAGGAGCTGGAGCCACCAGCCAACTCTGACCTGGGTGGAGTGCCATGGAAGGAGGCCGTGGAGCTCCACGCCAAACTGAAGGCTGGCAGCGAAGCTGGGGCAAGCAGGAAGGAGGGAGActtggaggaagaggaggaagaagaggagggagatgaggaagaggatgaggaggaggaggaggatgaggaagaagaagaggaggatgaagaagaagaagaatcaagTGATG AGGGGGAGTATTACCCTTGGGAAAGGGAGCTCCAGTCAGGTCTATGGCTGGAGAACCTGAAAGATGAAGAGGATACAGGTACCTTTAAAG CCAGGAACCTGCGAATTCAACAAACCTTGGAGCCAGTGGACCCTGTGCTCCCCCAGACGGAGGGGGAAAAGGAGGAGTGCTCAGATTCGGGCTCTCTTCCTTCACTCCTCACGCAGAACACCCAGCCTGTCTCCTGCACAG TCCCCTCCCACAAATCATTGCGGCACGAGGCTGTCAGGGCCTGGCTGGACTCCATGTCTGGAG AGCCCTGTgtagaagatgaagaagagccTGAGGCTGAAGCAGGAAGCCCAGACATTGAGCCTGGCACTGAGCTGGATGAAG AGGACATCCCTTCAGATGCAGAAGCTGAAGCTCGCTCGCAGCTTGTTGAGGATCCTGAGCCTCTTCCAGTAGACACTGGGAAGCCAGCGAGCCTAGAGCAAGTTTCCAGAATTG AGCATACAGAACGGGTGTCTGTTAGTCCAAAGGAAATCATTGTAGACGTTATTCTCACTCCAATCCCAAAGCCAAGTACACCTACAGAGGAG ATCAAAGAAAAGTTGACTCCAGTGCTGATTAAATCTCCAGGCACACGCTTTTTTCCTGAGCCCTTTTTGCCTGATTATACCAAAACAGAGGTCCCACCATCACCTGAGGTTAAGACACCAAATACTCCTGTCGCGGTGGCATCTCCTATCCGCTTCCAGCCAGCGCCCCTACCAGATACGGTCACCCCCAAATCTCCTGTCCAGGTTGAGTCTTGTGCCTGCTCACCTTCAGCCAACCCCTTATCCCCAATTTGTGCTCAGCCCCTACCATGCCAGGAGCCCTCCTCACCCCTCTCTTCAGGCTCTCCTGTGAGGACTCAACCAGTTCCTGCTGTAACTTCCACTCCTCTGACAAAACCTGCCTCAGAGAGGACTACCACAGAATCTCTGAATGCAAAGGATTCGACAGTGGAGACGCCAGTCAAGAAGACTGACATCATTGAAGAGTTCTGGCTGAAGAGTGCTGAGATTAGGAGGAGCTTAGGGCTCATCCCACTGGACAGGAGCAAAGCTGTAGAGAAGAGCATTATTAAAACCCCTACCGCAGATCCTGTATTGTCTAAACCCCCGATCTCAGAGGACATATCGGAGAAGCCAGCATTCACAGGCCGCACAGTCATCCACAGACTCAATATTACTGTTGAGGGTCAGGTAATCTCTCCTGTAGAACCCAAGAGTAGTAGCTCAGAGAGGAAGGATCTGAGCAGTAGCTCTGGTCTGGGCTTGAACGATAGCAACACAACTAGTCAGACGCCTACCTGTGATAGCATTAACAACTCTGACTCAACCATGCTTACACCTCCTTCCAgtcctccaccacctccaccaaaTGAGGAGCCAGCAACTCTCACAAAGAAGAAGCCTCAAGTGTCTTGGGAGAAGCTATCTACTCCCAGTAAGGAACCTGAAGTGGAGAAAGCACCCACTAAAGTGAAAACTCCTACCAGTCCAAATCAGGACACATTTGTGACTGTTCCAGTAGCTGCTCCCAGAACTAACCCCCCAGTGGTGATGAGGATAAAGGAGCCCAATAAACCACGCCGAGAAGAAGTGAGGAAGTCCTTTGCAGAGTGCGTAGACGAGATTCCATTTGCTGATGATGTGGAGGACACGTATGATGATCGTACCCCTGACACAAGCATGCAGGATAGGTTTTACACCCCACCCACCAGCAGAGTGAACAGGGACAAGCCTTCCCTCCACCTCGCTTTGGCTATGGAGAATGGAAAACCCAACATCCATGGAGGTCTCGTGTCCAGATCAGTGAAGGGTCCCCAGCACTTTTCTCCTGAAGCCAAGGAGATTGCTGAAGAGCGgatgagggagagggagaaatcTGTGAAAAGTCAAGCTCTTAAGGATGCCATGGCCAAgcagattaataaaatgaaagaggCTGAGTCAAATAAGGGCGCTGTGGCCAAAGTGGCTTGGAACGTTTCGGACGTAGCTGTTAAACACAAGCAGCGCTCAAGTTCTCCAAAGTCTTCAGCTGTGAAAGCCTTGGAGAGCAAAAAACAAGCAGAGGGGCTTCCTGACCGTTTCTTTACCTCACCTTTAAATAAGAGTGTGGACAGTTCTGTCACCTCATCTGAGAGTTCCACAGGAGGCAAGAGTAAAAAACGTAGCTCCCTTTTCTCTCCGCGTAAGaacaagaaagagaagaaggcaAAAAATGAAAGCAGACACTCTGGTACAGAAGAGACCCCACCCAAACACAAGTCCTTGTGGAAAGCTGTATTTTCCGGCTACAAgaaagacaagaagaagaaagatgaCAAGTCTTCTCCGAGCACACCCTCTAGCTCCACAACAGTGGACtcaggaaagaagaaaggatCGCCTGTGGCAAGGTCCTCAG ATTTGCATTTGAGAAGAAACCTCAGCTTTTCCGAGGACTCAGATCTGTCCTGTGATGATGTTCTGGAAAGATCCTCTCAGAAGTCGAAGGCGGAT TCTGTTTATGTTCCTCATGCATTGGCGTTCAAGAGATCATATGCCACGAAG AAGACATACACTGAGGAAGAGCTAAATGCCAAGCTCACACGTAAGGTCCAGAAGGCAGCTCGGCGTCAGGCCAAGCAGGAGGAGCTGAAGAGGCTCCACAGGGCTCAG ATCATTCAGAGACAGCTAGAGCAGGTGGAGGAGAAACAGAGGCAGCTGGAGGAGAGGGGTGTAGCAGTGGAGAAGGCTCTGCGAGGGGAAGCAG